In Sphingobacterium zeae, one genomic interval encodes:
- the mnmD gene encoding tRNA (5-methylaminomethyl-2-thiouridine)(34)-methyltransferase MnmD yields the protein MSIRKMNFVTTGDGSKTLYNAEIGECYHSTHGAVQESKHVFIKTGLDHYVQKTGASNVAILEVGFGTGLNFLQTADFIRDRSFQVDYVGIEGFPLPLTTIAETGYNETVDTSVWSAYFDNYEAALQQEMQIHERLRLTIAHTLLMDFQTEKQFDVVYFDAFAAIHQPEMWNDAALAHVAKFVKPGGVFVTYAITGNLKRSMKSLGFSIEKAPGAPGKREMLRATKL from the coding sequence ATGAGTATAAGAAAAATGAATTTTGTAACGACCGGAGATGGCTCGAAGACATTGTACAATGCCGAGATCGGCGAATGTTATCATTCAACACATGGGGCCGTACAGGAAAGTAAGCATGTGTTTATCAAAACAGGTTTGGATCACTATGTGCAAAAGACAGGAGCTTCTAATGTTGCTATCCTGGAAGTAGGATTTGGTACCGGACTTAATTTTCTTCAGACAGCCGATTTCATTCGGGACAGGTCATTTCAGGTAGACTATGTTGGAATTGAGGGTTTTCCATTGCCACTGACGACCATCGCTGAGACAGGGTATAATGAGACCGTAGATACAAGCGTCTGGTCGGCTTATTTTGATAACTATGAAGCCGCATTGCAGCAGGAGATGCAAATTCATGAACGTTTACGACTCACTATTGCTCATACTTTATTGATGGATTTTCAAACAGAAAAACAATTTGACGTCGTATATTTTGATGCTTTTGCTGCCATACATCAGCCCGAAATGTGGAACGATGCGGCATTGGCACATGTTGCGAAGTTCGTTAAACCGGGGGGAGTCTTTGTGACTTATGCGATTACGGGTAATCTTAAACGTAGTATGAAATCTTTGGGCTTTTCTATTGAGAAGGCTCCCGGCGCACCTGGAAAAAGGGAAATGTTACGGGCGACAAAACTTTAA